The Lycium barbarum isolate Lr01 chromosome 9, ASM1917538v2, whole genome shotgun sequence genome has a segment encoding these proteins:
- the LOC132611916 gene encoding uncharacterized protein LOC132611916, protein MKDDENIESRFTRFSKIIGELKSLRVTYTNSQQDEKKKTVAFKSQAEEFDDEFKEEEVAMISRHVIEAMRRLRHNRKGNSNFRKGKTSTIQRNDGKCYKCGKYGHIASECPEPKRKPSKNYQNERAFSSSSEDEVSQDDEEGMENICFMAIGETSEVRPYHCSNCSETQELLDQTLENLNIVFNEYKKLKRETRDWELKLEVFEIERDLLQEEVEDLTLQLNGMRKSTSHSLVRSNQSTRNNKSTGKRPISNSNTSEKSKGVSTNYEETDQSNRSFQTTERKSPRNFHKSTTQSFFENTLFKNVFAVEKRVKNIFNIDFATHVLQVRYGSPRLIIKALTLKDLRKVGYLKESDKSLFKLIANFDGGLVTFGDNSIGTVIGTRTILFNNSYDISNVYLVEGLKYNLLSISPLCDSDLDIRFKKTGYIIEDKTRKEILPGSRTKKVYVLDSVKSPAGHICLASTGEDPWVWHKRLGHASMRLIEKLAKHNLVLGLPKVNYSKDHICDACQKGKQTRSSFNSKDIVSTSKPLQLVHMDLVGPTRTASIGRKSFFYEKVQLDKGYYITSIRSDHGGEFENKAFEDFCNDQGYNFSSPRSPQQNGVIERKNRTLQDMARTMILEHNLPHHFWAEAISTACHVLNRCLIRPILKKTPYELWNGKKPNISYFHSFECKCFVHNNGKDNIGKFDPRSDEGIFVGYSNNSRSYRIFNKRIKSIEESVRVIFYDNNHLVEKERFADEDVCQPSVTMTTPSTDQNLSLKETTSADESTNLTIGPVLN, encoded by the exons ATGAAGGATGATGAGAACATTGAATCAAGGTTCACCAGATTCAGCAAGATCATTGGTGAACTTAAATCTCTTAGAGTGACCTACACCAATTCTCAACAA GATGAAAAGAAGAAAACAGTTGCCTTCAAATCTCAGGCTGAAGAatttgatgatgagtttaaggaAGAAGAAGTGGCCATGATTTCTAGGCATGTGATTGAAGCCATGAGAAGATTGAGACACAATAGAAAAGGAAATTCAAATTTTAGAAAAGGTAAAACTTCCACTATTCAAAGAAATGATGGAAAATGCTACAAATGTGGAAAATATGGTCACATTGCATCTGAATGCCCTGAGCCAAAAAGGAAACCATCGAAAAACTATCAAAACGAAAGAGCATTCAGCAGTTCGAGTGAAGATGAAGTCTCTCAAGATGATGAAGAAGGAATGGAAAACATTTGCTTCATGGCAATTGGCGAAACTAGTGAGGTAAGACCTTATCACTGTTCTAACTGTAGTGAAACTCAAGAATTGCTTGATCAAACACTTGAGAACTTAAATATAGTGTTTAATGAATATAAGAAGCTTAAGAGAGAAACAAGGGACTGGGAACTTAAACTAGAAGTATTTGAAATAGAAAGGGATCTTCTTCAGGAAGAAGTTGAGGACTTGACATTGCAGCTTAATGGGATGCGTAAGTCCACTAGTCATAGCTTAGTTAGATCTAACCAATCGACTCGTAACAATAAGTCCACTGGGAAAAGACCTATCAGTAATAGTAATACCTCTGAAAAATCTAAGGGTGTGTCAACCAATTATGAGGAGACAGATCAGTCTAATAGAAGCTTTCAAACTACTGAAAGGAAGTCTCCAAGAAACTTTCATAAGTCGACTACTCAGTCATTTTTTGAAAACACTCTTTTCAAAAATGTTTTTGCTGTGGAAAAACGGGTCAAAAATATCTTCAATATAGATTTCGCTACACATGTTCTCCAGGTTAGATATGGAAGCCCAAGACTAATCATCAAAGCACTAACTCTCAAGGACCTAAGGAAAGTTGGGTACCTAAAAGAAA GCGACAAAAGCTTGTTCAAATTGATCGCAAACTTTGATGGAGGACTAGTTACTTTTGGTGACAACTCAATAGGAACAGTAATTGGTACAAGAACTATTTTGTTTAATAACTCTTACGATATCTCTAATGTTTATCTTGTTGAAGGACTCAAATATAACCTCTTAAGTATTAGTCCGCTATGTGATTCTGATTTAGACATAAGATTCAAAAAGACTGGCTATATCATAGAAGACAAAACTAGAAAAGAAATTCTTCCTGGCAGCAGAACAAAAAAAGTGTATGTGCTTGACTCTGTTAAAAGTCCAGCTGGACACATTTGTTTGGCTTCAACGGGAGAAGATCCTTGGGTTTGGCACAAGAGACTTGGACATGCTAGCATGCGACTAATTGAAAAATTAGCCAAACACAATTTGGTCTTAGGCCTGCCTAAAGTAAATTATTCAAAAGATCATATTTGTGATGCTTGTCAGAAAGGTAAGCAAACAAGAAGTTCTTTTAATTCCAAAGATATTGTCTCCACTTCTAAACCATTGCAGCTTGTACATATGGACCTTGTTGGTCCTACTAGAACTGCTAGCATTGGACGAAAAAG ttttttctATGAGAAAGTTCAGCTTGACAAAGGATACTACATTACTTCCATAAGAAGTGATCATGGAGGAGAATTCGAAAACAAGGCCTTTGAGGATTTCTGCAATGATCAAGGTTATAATTTTTCCTCACCAAGATCTCCTCAGCAAAATGGTGTCATTGAAAGAAAGAACAGAACCTTACAAGACATGGCTAGAACAATGATTTTGGAACACAATCTGCCACATCACTTTTGGGCAGAAGCTATAAGCACAGCATGTCATGTATTGAACAGGTGTCTGATTCGACCCATTCTAAAGAAAACCCCTTATGAGCTATGGAATGGTAAGAAACCCAATATTAGTTATTTTCACTCATTTGAGTGCAAATGTTTTGTGCACAATAATGGGAAAGACAACATTGGTAAGTTTGATCCTAGAAGTGATGAAGGTATTTTTGTTGGCTACTCTAATAATAGTAGATCCTATAGAATTTTCAATAAACGCATTAAATCTATTGAAGAATCTGTTCGTGTTATTTTTTATGATAATAACCATTTGGTTGAGAAAGAAAGATTTGCAGATGAAGATGTTTGCCAGCCTTCAGTTACTATGACTACTCCTTCAACTGATCAGAATCTCTCATTAAAAGAAACCACCTCTGCTGATGAGTCGACTAATCTTACAATTGGACCTGTTCTAAACTAA